In Flavobacterium sp. N1736, the following are encoded in one genomic region:
- a CDS encoding putative quinol monooxygenase, whose protein sequence is MTAKTSSVSQIAMHFFTALFALCSTFAAAQNSTKSLNKTSVQELKNQKMTAVITRYEVKKEFQEKFQKALSGYVLESLSKDSNIMSEAYFEQDNQTVIWLFERWTNQNEFNKFKTNSKAKAINTLEKTALVKPEKVIYVQDLEPLSKQEWRKTSKTEDKQLTIMLFVDAKPGTEENFKNVYHTAMPQFRSEPGVVTYQLSQLNDDSTQFVTFEKFRSNDAFQYHLNFPPIQPVIDYLNTSIKKQPFQDGIHNLIEFAPLTRE, encoded by the coding sequence ATGACAGCAAAAACAAGCTCAGTTTCTCAAATAGCTATGCATTTTTTTACAGCGCTATTTGCATTGTGCAGCACATTTGCAGCAGCACAAAATTCAACTAAATCTTTAAATAAAACTTCTGTTCAAGAACTTAAAAATCAGAAAATGACAGCAGTAATTACACGTTATGAAGTAAAAAAGGAATTTCAGGAGAAATTTCAAAAAGCACTTAGTGGCTATGTTTTAGAATCTCTTTCGAAAGACAGCAATATTATGTCAGAAGCTTATTTCGAACAAGATAATCAGACGGTAATTTGGTTGTTTGAACGTTGGACAAATCAAAATGAGTTCAATAAATTCAAAACCAATTCAAAAGCTAAAGCCATAAATACATTAGAAAAAACGGCATTAGTTAAACCTGAAAAAGTAATCTACGTACAAGATTTAGAGCCGCTTTCAAAACAAGAATGGCGCAAAACCAGTAAAACAGAAGACAAACAGTTAACCATTATGCTTTTTGTAGATGCAAAACCGGGTACCGAAGAAAACTTTAAAAATGTCTATCACACGGCAATGCCTCAGTTTAGAAGCGAACCCGGCGTAGTAACTTATCAATTATCGCAATTAAACGATGATAGTACACAGTTTGTGACTTTCGAGAAATTTAGAAGCAACGATGCATTCCAGTATCATCTGAATTTTCCGCCTATTCAGCCCGTGATTGATTACCTGAATACGAGTATAAAAAAACAGCCGTTTCAGGATGGAATTCACAATCTGATAGAATTTGCACCGCTTACCCGCGAATAA
- a CDS encoding NAD(P)H-binding protein: MKALVIGATGATGELLVDELLADKEYESVVIFVRRPTGKSHPKLTEQIVDFSKIDNYKELIVGDVIFSCLGTTLKTAGSKENQWKIDFEIPAGFAKAAKENGVSSFVLLSSYGASAKSNVYYSQIKGKLEDQIAELHFEQYIIFRPGLLLRPDTDRFGEKISAKILNVANAIGLFKKFKPMPTYILAQKLAKSPKVLLKGTTIIELDKIFN; this comes from the coding sequence ATGAAAGCATTAGTTATTGGTGCAACTGGCGCAACGGGAGAACTTCTTGTTGATGAACTTTTAGCAGACAAAGAGTATGAATCTGTAGTGATTTTTGTGAGACGACCAACCGGAAAATCACATCCAAAACTAACAGAGCAAATTGTCGATTTCTCTAAAATAGACAATTACAAAGAGTTAATTGTTGGCGATGTTATTTTCTCTTGTTTAGGAACAACCCTTAAAACAGCAGGTTCGAAAGAAAATCAATGGAAGATCGATTTTGAGATTCCCGCAGGATTTGCCAAAGCAGCCAAAGAAAATGGAGTTTCGTCTTTTGTCCTGTTATCTTCTTATGGTGCTTCTGCAAAAAGCAATGTCTATTATTCTCAAATTAAAGGAAAACTCGAAGATCAAATCGCCGAACTTCATTTTGAGCAATATATTATTTTCAGGCCCGGTTTGCTTTTAAGACCTGATACAGATCGATTTGGTGAAAAAATTTCGGCAAAAATTCTAAATGTCGCCAATGCAATAGGTTTGTTTAAAAAATTCAAACCAATGCCAACATATATTTTGGCTCAGAAATTAGCAAAGTCGCCAAAAGTACTTCTGAAGGGAACTACGATTATTGAGCTTGATAAAATATTTAACTGA
- a CDS encoding NAD(P)H-dependent oxidoreductase, translating to MKTNILLILGHPSQNSFCNALLDAYRKGVETTGANCKTIYISELDFNVNLADGYKNGETLQLEDDLIHSQELIQWADHVVLSYPNWWGFMPAVTKGFIDRIFLPDFAFKHHSGKIFPEKLLKGKSLRLLVTMDTPKWWFYIIYRASQYQILKDIVFGYVGFDPIKFSTFGFIRKSTESQRNKWLKKVEQLGKQLK from the coding sequence ATGAAAACGAATATCTTACTTATACTTGGGCATCCTTCTCAAAATTCTTTTTGTAATGCATTATTAGACGCTTACAGAAAAGGAGTTGAAACTACAGGTGCAAACTGTAAAACGATTTATATCTCTGAACTTGATTTTAATGTAAATCTTGCTGATGGATATAAAAACGGAGAAACATTACAACTCGAAGACGATTTAATCCATTCACAGGAACTTATCCAGTGGGCAGATCATGTTGTTTTGTCTTATCCAAACTGGTGGGGTTTTATGCCTGCCGTTACCAAAGGATTTATAGACAGAATTTTTCTGCCGGACTTCGCATTCAAACATCATTCAGGAAAAATCTTCCCCGAAAAACTTTTAAAAGGCAAAAGTTTAAGACTTCTTGTTACAATGGATACGCCAAAATGGTGGTTTTACATAATCTATCGCGCATCACAATATCAAATCCTTAAAGACATTGTTTTTGGTTACGTAGGATTTGACCCTATCAAATTTTCCACTTTTGGTTTTATAAGAAAATCAACTGAAAGCCAACGAAATAAGTGGTTAAAAAAAGTAGAACAATTAGGAAAACAACTTAAATAA
- a CDS encoding SDR family oxidoreductase, whose amino-acid sequence MNSQQLPIQQTAGNIALVVGATGIAGSNLAIKLLENGWTVFGLSRNPKNDIEGLQPIAADLLNSESLVSALSEIAPTHVFFTTWMRNDTEEENIRVNSAMIRNLLDALSPKKSIKHVSLVTGLKHYLGPFDAYANSGTLPETPLREEQPRLNLPNFYYAQEDEVYKAAARDGFTWNIHRPHTLIGKTIGNAMNMGTTLAVYASICKHEGTPFIWPGSDAQWNGISDVTDAKILADQIIWSAINPEAHNQAFNITNGDVFRWKWLWPKIAEWFQIEYEGYNGTIKPLEIVLNQKQAVWKEIKEQHQLIEGDLSQLASAWHTDLDLGRPLEVMTDMSGSRKLGFAGYKDTKDSFFELFAQLRNDQIIP is encoded by the coding sequence ATGAATTCTCAACAATTACCAATACAACAAACTGCCGGAAATATTGCATTAGTAGTAGGAGCAACTGGAATTGCAGGAAGTAATCTTGCGATAAAACTGCTGGAAAACGGATGGACTGTTTTTGGACTTTCCCGAAATCCGAAAAATGATATTGAAGGTTTACAGCCAATTGCCGCTGATTTACTTAATTCTGAATCATTAGTTTCCGCTTTAAGCGAAATTGCGCCAACGCATGTTTTTTTTACAACATGGATGCGAAATGATACCGAAGAAGAAAATATCAGGGTGAACAGCGCCATGATTCGAAATTTATTAGACGCATTATCGCCTAAAAAATCAATAAAACATGTTTCATTGGTTACGGGTTTAAAACATTATTTAGGACCTTTTGATGCGTATGCGAATTCAGGAACTTTGCCTGAAACACCATTAAGAGAGGAACAGCCGCGATTAAACCTGCCTAATTTTTATTACGCTCAGGAAGATGAAGTTTATAAGGCCGCTGCAAGAGATGGTTTTACATGGAATATACACAGACCGCATACTCTAATTGGTAAAACTATTGGAAATGCCATGAATATGGGCACAACATTAGCCGTTTATGCAAGCATTTGCAAACACGAAGGAACTCCGTTTATTTGGCCGGGTTCTGATGCACAATGGAACGGAATATCTGATGTTACAGATGCTAAAATTCTCGCAGATCAGATTATTTGGTCTGCAATTAATCCTGAAGCTCACAATCAGGCTTTTAATATCACAAATGGAGATGTTTTTAGATGGAAATGGCTTTGGCCGAAAATAGCCGAATGGTTTCAAATTGAATATGAAGGTTATAATGGAACTATAAAACCACTTGAAATCGTATTGAATCAAAAACAGGCTGTTTGGAAAGAAATTAAAGAACAACATCAATTAATTGAAGGCGATTTGTCTCAGTTGGCATCTGCATGGCATACAGATCTTGATTTAGGACGTCCGTTAGAAGTGATGACAGATATGTCAGGAAGTAGAAAACTTGGTTTTGCAGGGTATAAAGACACCAAAGATTCGTTTTTTGAGTTGTTTGCTCAGTTAAGAAATGATCAGATTATACCTTGA
- a CDS encoding alpha/beta fold hydrolase: MKKTISKILTGVFVFSTFSLFASCTNNEENNNTTSQTYVLVHGAWQAPYVWNEVKADLIKNGNRVIVIELPGHGTDKTPPQNLSINAYRDKVISELSKVDGKVILVGHSMGGMVVTAVAESVPSKISKLVYIGAFLPKSGQSIGDLAMTDPDSILGPSLIESADHLTLDVKATDLTNLFISDGNTSAKQSVVDNYRTEPAIPFGDKAVLTNENFGSVEKVYIKTTKDKVISPKLQDQMIAAAGIKTVFQINTSHSPFLAQPKTVSDLLLKIGK; this comes from the coding sequence ATGAAAAAAACAATTTCTAAAATACTCACAGGAGTATTTGTGTTTTCAACGTTTTCATTATTTGCATCATGTACGAATAATGAAGAAAACAACAACACTACATCACAAACTTATGTTCTTGTTCACGGTGCGTGGCAGGCGCCTTATGTTTGGAACGAGGTAAAAGCAGATTTAATTAAAAACGGAAATCGCGTGATTGTTATCGAACTTCCGGGACACGGAACGGATAAAACACCTCCGCAAAACCTGTCGATCAATGCGTATCGCGACAAAGTAATCAGCGAACTTTCAAAAGTAGATGGCAAAGTTATTTTGGTAGGTCACAGTATGGGCGGTATGGTTGTAACGGCTGTTGCAGAAAGCGTTCCGTCAAAAATTAGCAAACTGGTTTATATTGGTGCTTTCCTGCCAAAATCAGGACAATCAATTGGCGATCTGGCAATGACGGATCCTGATTCGATTTTAGGGCCTTCACTTATAGAATCTGCAGATCATTTAACGCTTGATGTAAAAGCGACTGATTTAACGAATCTTTTTATCAGTGACGGTAATACAAGCGCAAAGCAAAGTGTAGTTGATAATTATCGTACTGAACCGGCGATTCCTTTTGGTGATAAAGCGGTATTGACAAATGAAAATTTTGGAAGTGTAGAAAAAGTGTATATCAAAACAACAAAAGACAAAGTAATTTCTCCAAAACTTCAGGATCAAATGATAGCGGCTGCCGGAATAAAAACGGTGTTTCAGATAAATACAAGTCATTCTCCGTTTTTGGCACAACCAAAAACTGTATCAGATTTACTTCTAAAAATTGGTAAATAA
- a CDS encoding 2TM domain-containing protein, which produces MRHLENEYKVAQINPKKGFRIHLLVYVLTIPIIWTIWFFTDKTYLWPLWQTAAWGTGLLFHYLGVFVFRNKKNN; this is translated from the coding sequence ATGAGACATTTAGAAAACGAGTACAAAGTTGCTCAAATCAATCCCAAAAAAGGTTTCAGAATTCACTTATTAGTATATGTATTAACCATTCCGATCATTTGGACAATATGGTTTTTTACAGACAAAACATATTTATGGCCTTTATGGCAAACCGCAGCATGGGGAACAGGTTTACTGTTTCATTATTTAGGAGTTTTTGTATTTAGAAATAAAAAAAACAATTAA
- a CDS encoding carboxymuconolactone decarboxylase family protein, translating to MRINPLQPEKLSGELRFVHDEIANLIGNSQSQVNMLDANGALLGPFIPMLHYPQFGVPALSFLRTLDTQATLPKALREVVILTVGGFYGARFELYAHEIMAETFGIPQNTIAILAAGGHPNGLDEKEIIAHNIAYALVNGKIIPDSTYKHAVNLLGQDGVAELYFLIGGYSLIALILNGFDIPAPDNFLLKE from the coding sequence ATGCGAATCAACCCATTACAACCGGAAAAACTTAGCGGAGAATTACGATTTGTACACGATGAAATTGCAAACCTTATTGGCAATAGCCAGAGTCAGGTCAATATGCTCGATGCAAATGGCGCATTGCTCGGACCTTTTATTCCGATGTTGCATTATCCTCAATTTGGTGTGCCGGCTTTAAGCTTTTTAAGAACGCTGGATACTCAGGCAACACTTCCAAAAGCCTTGCGTGAAGTGGTTATTTTAACCGTTGGCGGATTTTATGGCGCTCGTTTCGAATTGTATGCTCATGAAATTATGGCCGAAACATTTGGAATTCCGCAAAATACGATCGCAATACTTGCTGCTGGCGGACATCCAAACGGATTAGATGAAAAGGAAATTATCGCCCACAATATCGCATATGCCTTGGTTAACGGCAAAATTATTCCGGATTCAACGTATAAACATGCCGTGAATCTTCTGGGTCAGGATGGTGTTGCAGAATTATACTTTTTAATTGGCGGTTATAGTCTTATTGCGTTGATTTTAAACGGATTTGATATTCCTGCACCGGATAATTTTCTTTTAAAAGAATAA
- a CDS encoding Crp/Fnr family transcriptional regulator: METGTDIFLKSVRKICPDITDDELLQFAARVTIENLNRKDFFLQFGKVQKAIGFIANGLVRSSFVDKEGNEITVGFYTEGDYATHYPAFITRQPSKYNIQCLEPTTLVCISYENLQWIYENLPGFEKYGRLVAEEILKRQQARIESFIFQTAEERYLDFIKGHAALFNRISISHLCSFLGIERQSLTRIRQKLAHK, encoded by the coding sequence ATGGAAACTGGAACTGATATTTTTTTAAAATCGGTTAGGAAAATTTGTCCTGATATAACAGATGATGAACTTTTGCAGTTTGCAGCCAGAGTTACCATTGAAAATTTAAATAGAAAGGACTTTTTTCTTCAATTTGGTAAAGTCCAAAAAGCAATTGGTTTTATAGCAAACGGATTAGTGCGGTCTTCTTTTGTAGATAAAGAAGGAAACGAAATCACAGTTGGTTTTTATACCGAAGGTGATTATGCCACGCATTATCCTGCTTTTATCACGCGACAACCCAGTAAATATAATATACAGTGCTTAGAACCAACGACTTTAGTTTGTATCTCATACGAAAACCTGCAATGGATTTATGAAAATTTACCGGGTTTTGAAAAATACGGACGTTTGGTTGCCGAAGAAATTTTAAAAAGGCAGCAGGCACGAATCGAAAGCTTCATATTTCAAACTGCCGAAGAACGTTATCTTGACTTCATAAAAGGACATGCAGCGCTGTTTAACAGAATATCTATTTCTCATCTTTGCAGTTTTCTTGGCATTGAGAGACAATCACTTACAAGAATTCGCCAAAAATTAGCCCATAAGTAA
- a CDS encoding cupin domain-containing protein: MESQKTFRRIVTGHDTDGKAIIVSDAPPTLSQLIGGPGGPTFFEVWHTLETPALIHSQPDETDEKSLVLPPPKNGTRIRVIDFPPEGEEIRNLSDADASAKFKDMGDESASTSHKGAPHPLMHRTETLDYGIVLEGEITMILDRAETVVKAGDIVIQAGTNHAWANRSGKNCRIAFILIDGQFTGDFKNI; the protein is encoded by the coding sequence ATGGAATCACAAAAAACATTTAGACGTATTGTGACAGGTCACGATACAGATGGAAAAGCAATTATTGTATCTGATGCTCCGCCAACATTATCTCAACTTATAGGCGGACCCGGAGGCCCAACGTTTTTTGAAGTTTGGCACACTTTAGAAACTCCGGCATTAATTCATTCTCAGCCAGATGAAACAGATGAAAAAAGTTTAGTGTTACCGCCGCCAAAAAACGGAACACGTATAAGAGTAATTGATTTTCCGCCTGAAGGTGAAGAAATCAGAAATCTTTCAGACGCAGATGCATCGGCTAAATTTAAGGATATGGGAGACGAAAGCGCCTCAACTTCTCATAAAGGAGCGCCGCATCCATTAATGCACAGAACTGAAACGCTTGATTACGGAATTGTACTTGAAGGCGAAATCACCATGATTCTTGATCGAGCAGAAACAGTAGTTAAAGCCGGAGACATAGTGATTCAGGCAGGAACTAATCATGCTTGGGCAAACAGATCAGGCAAAAATTGCCGAATCGCTTTTATTCTTATCGACGGACAATTTACAGGAGATTTTAAAAACATTTAA
- a CDS encoding DJ-1/PfpI/YhbO family deglycase/protease — protein MKTSKQIIAASILSVFAILNVESQVKVKTKEMKTNYSNELEVVNQLSTQSAVVNMPVTKLLNAPGNEALKAFFFTPVQDKTVLKGKKIAVLVADGFEEIELTGPVWYFKKLGAEVEIVAPKYNPAPERYGLAFPEMAKTHVMAIQYLQPVGWIKFDKTADQIKVGDYDAVFIPGGAWNPDNLRYDKDVIKFIQDFNKSGKLIAAICHAPVVLASADILKGRKLTGYWNIQSDLKNAGGTVIEDTVVTDGNIITSRHPIDVADFSRAVESWLIKK, from the coding sequence ATGAAAACAAGTAAACAAATTATCGCAGCAAGTATTCTAAGTGTATTTGCAATATTAAATGTAGAATCTCAGGTAAAAGTAAAAACGAAAGAAATGAAAACAAATTACAGTAACGAGTTAGAAGTTGTAAATCAATTATCTACTCAATCGGCAGTGGTAAATATGCCCGTAACAAAATTATTAAATGCACCAGGAAACGAAGCTTTAAAAGCGTTCTTTTTTACTCCGGTACAAGACAAAACAGTTCTAAAAGGAAAGAAAATTGCAGTTCTTGTAGCAGACGGTTTTGAAGAAATCGAATTAACAGGTCCGGTTTGGTATTTTAAAAAATTAGGAGCAGAAGTAGAAATCGTTGCGCCTAAATACAATCCGGCTCCGGAAAGATACGGGCTTGCATTTCCTGAAATGGCAAAAACGCACGTAATGGCAATTCAATACTTACAGCCGGTTGGATGGATAAAATTTGACAAAACAGCAGATCAGATAAAAGTGGGTGATTATGATGCCGTATTTATTCCCGGTGGAGCCTGGAATCCTGATAATCTTCGTTATGACAAAGATGTAATTAAATTCATTCAGGACTTTAATAAATCAGGAAAACTGATCGCAGCGATATGTCACGCTCCGGTGGTTTTGGCATCTGCAGATATCTTAAAAGGAAGAAAATTAACAGGATACTGGAACATCCAGTCAGATTTGAAAAATGCCGGAGGAACAGTAATTGAAGACACGGTTGTAACCGATGGAAACATTATTACAAGCAGACACCCAATTGATGTAGCCGATTTTTCAAGAGCCGTTGAAAGCTGGTTGATTAAAAAATAA
- a CDS encoding GreA/GreB family elongation factor produces MSQSQNIILTTGIYDLIKDHVRRKKVTIEEEVLLLHELKKATQVLRRDLPEDIVSVNRRVTYKDCATNEEKTVVFVGPEKNKVSKNRISILSDEGIAMVGYKEGNVVEWPAKKGNLKLEILKVEEVA; encoded by the coding sequence ATGTCACAATCACAAAATATTATTTTAACAACAGGAATATACGATTTAATTAAAGATCACGTAAGAAGAAAAAAAGTAACAATAGAAGAAGAAGTATTATTGCTTCATGAACTTAAAAAAGCCACACAGGTATTAAGAAGAGATTTACCGGAAGATATTGTTTCAGTAAACCGAAGAGTAACTTATAAAGATTGTGCAACCAATGAAGAAAAAACGGTTGTGTTTGTAGGTCCTGAGAAAAACAAAGTAAGTAAAAACAGAATTTCTATTCTTTCTGATGAAGGTATAGCAATGGTAGGATATAAAGAAGGAAACGTTGTAGAATGGCCTGCTAAAAAAGGAAATCTTAAACTGGAAATCTTAAAAGTAGAAGAAGTAGCGTAA
- a CDS encoding alkene reductase: MKTDIFKPAQIGFLQLKNRISMAPMTRARNEDGIPNENNAQYYKQRAGAGLIITEGTAISATAKGVLYIPGLYTPEQVEGWKKVTAAVHKKDSTIFSQLWHVGRVSHTSNQPNGIAPVGPSDIQANNTSAWGYNENGVEGFVPASKPKALSTSEVKDVINDFVNAAKNAIEAGFDGVEIHGANGYLVEQFLNPFVNNRTDQYGGNIENRSRFLLEIVDAVIEAVGNEKTGIRLTPYGGLGDLPHYHEIEATYRYLAKELKKRNIVYIHLMDQLSKGSHALPDGFIERFRSWYDGVIILAGGMDKEKSEQLIDAGTIDIAGFGEPFISNPDLVERLQNNWDLTPPNRDLHYGLGTHGYTDWKTYKEPATV; the protein is encoded by the coding sequence ATGAAAACAGATATTTTTAAGCCCGCACAAATTGGTTTTTTACAACTAAAAAATCGTATTTCTATGGCACCAATGACAAGAGCACGAAATGAAGACGGGATTCCAAACGAGAATAACGCACAATATTACAAACAGCGAGCAGGTGCAGGCTTAATTATTACAGAAGGAACAGCAATTTCTGCAACAGCAAAAGGAGTACTTTACATTCCCGGATTATATACGCCGGAACAAGTTGAAGGCTGGAAAAAAGTAACAGCTGCCGTACACAAAAAAGACAGCACAATATTTTCTCAATTATGGCACGTAGGAAGAGTTTCTCACACATCAAACCAGCCAAACGGAATTGCTCCGGTTGGTCCGTCAGATATTCAGGCAAACAATACTTCGGCTTGGGGATATAATGAAAACGGAGTTGAAGGTTTTGTTCCGGCATCAAAGCCTAAAGCATTATCTACAAGTGAAGTGAAAGATGTTATAAACGATTTTGTCAATGCAGCTAAAAATGCCATTGAAGCAGGTTTTGACGGCGTAGAAATTCATGGTGCAAATGGTTATTTGGTCGAACAATTTTTAAATCCTTTTGTAAACAATCGTACCGATCAATATGGCGGGAATATTGAAAACCGTTCCAGATTTTTACTGGAAATTGTTGATGCAGTAATTGAAGCTGTCGGTAACGAAAAAACAGGTATTCGATTAACGCCATACGGAGGTTTGGGAGATTTGCCTCATTATCACGAAATAGAAGCAACATATCGATATTTAGCCAAAGAATTAAAGAAAAGAAATATAGTCTATATCCATTTAATGGATCAGCTTTCAAAAGGAAGTCATGCTTTGCCTGATGGTTTTATAGAACGTTTTCGTTCGTGGTATGATGGTGTAATCATTCTTGCAGGCGGTATGGACAAAGAAAAATCAGAACAGCTTATCGATGCCGGAACAATTGATATTGCGGGATTTGGCGAGCCTTTTATTTCTAATCCGGATTTAGTGGAACGTTTGCAAAACAACTGGGATTTGACTCCGCCAAATCGTGATTTGCATTACGGATTAGGTACGCATGGTTATACAGATTGGAAAACTTATAAAGAGCCTGCAACAGTTTAA
- a CDS encoding adenylate/guanylate cyclase domain-containing protein has translation MELPKIPFYQKYNLIFKAIIAGAIIGLFYTKISNAGADYEHLRLLPGTIIGVSISFIVITFEKILIRLNTYSFIVSTILKALIYSICILLFLLFFVLVFAEVLGHFSYQEALSKYIRIRLFEDFVFSLAASIFLILFLEISSLLSNRFFSNYFTGRYHRPMQEERIFMFVDVKSSTTMAEELGDILYSKLLQDLFNDFTDAILASRAEVYQYAGDEIILTWKTATGLKEQRCLYCFYLLKQCINKRQEYYLKTYNRIPKFKAGMHIGNAVTTWVGKVKKEIVYHGDLLNTTSRIQCKCNDFNHDFVVSEAMKEVLPENLPVTYKHQGEILLRGKALPMKLYTVDFNIDPVY, from the coding sequence ATGGAATTGCCGAAGATACCTTTTTATCAAAAATACAATCTGATTTTTAAAGCAATTATTGCTGGCGCTATAATAGGTTTGTTTTACACTAAAATTAGCAATGCCGGAGCAGATTATGAACATTTAAGGCTTTTACCGGGTACAATTATTGGAGTTTCCATCAGTTTTATTGTGATTACTTTTGAGAAAATACTTATCAGACTAAACACTTATTCCTTTATAGTAAGTACAATCTTAAAAGCACTTATTTATAGTATTTGCATCTTATTATTTTTGCTTTTTTTTGTACTTGTATTTGCCGAAGTTTTAGGACATTTTAGTTATCAGGAAGCTTTAAGTAAGTATATCAGGATTCGTCTTTTTGAGGACTTTGTGTTTTCATTGGCTGCATCTATTTTTTTAATTCTATTTTTAGAAATAAGCAGTCTTTTAAGCAACAGATTTTTTTCCAATTATTTTACCGGACGCTATCATCGTCCTATGCAGGAAGAGCGAATTTTTATGTTTGTCGATGTAAAATCATCCACAACAATGGCAGAAGAATTGGGCGATATATTGTATAGTAAATTATTACAGGATTTATTCAACGATTTTACCGATGCAATTCTGGCTTCACGTGCCGAAGTCTATCAATATGCCGGAGATGAAATTATTCTGACCTGGAAAACGGCAACAGGTTTAAAAGAGCAGCGTTGTCTGTATTGTTTTTATCTTTTGAAGCAATGCATTAACAAAAGACAAGAATATTATTTGAAAACCTACAACAGAATTCCGAAATTTAAAGCCGGAATGCACATCGGAAACGCCGTTACAACCTGGGTAGGAAAAGTAAAAAAGGAAATTGTCTATCACGGCGATCTTCTCAATACAACATCAAGAATTCAATGTAAATGCAATGATTTTAACCATGATTTTGTAGTTTCAGAAGCGATGAAAGAAGTTTTGCCCGAAAATTTGCCTGTAACGTATAAACATCAGGGCGAAATACTTTTAAGAGGAAAAGCGTTGCCTATGAAACTTTATACCGTCGATTTTAATATCGATCCCGTTTATTAA
- a CDS encoding Crp/Fnr family transcriptional regulator, with the protein MYDIIFKHLEEKVLLTQAEKELIKTFFKPKKLKKKQFVVVEGHVCSYLTFVSKGLLKSYHSDDKGNEHINQFSPEGWWTSDMSSFFSGGISFYSIDAMEDSEVLLISKEDFENLTIQVPVMDRYFRLLFQNSLITKERRLISSHTHTAEEKYRHLLENNPDLIKRIPQNLLASYLGLSPETLSRLKKNVIIKPK; encoded by the coding sequence ATGTACGATATAATTTTCAAACATCTTGAAGAAAAAGTTCTATTAACCCAAGCAGAAAAGGAACTTATAAAGACTTTTTTTAAGCCTAAAAAGCTAAAGAAAAAGCAATTCGTAGTTGTTGAAGGTCATGTTTGCAGCTATCTGACGTTTGTTTCAAAAGGACTTTTAAAGTCTTATCATAGTGATGATAAAGGCAATGAACACATCAATCAGTTTTCGCCAGAAGGCTGGTGGACATCGGATATGAGCAGTTTTTTTAGCGGAGGAATTTCTTTTTATAGTATCGATGCAATGGAAGATTCAGAAGTTTTGCTTATTTCCAAAGAAGATTTTGAAAACTTAACGATACAAGTTCCTGTCATGGATCGGTATTTTCGTTTGCTTTTTCAAAATAGCTTAATTACAAAAGAAAGAAGATTAATAAGTTCGCATACTCATACGGCAGAAGAAAAATACAGGCATCTTTTAGAAAACAATCCTGATTTAATAAAACGAATACCGCAAAATTTATTGGCTTCTTATCTCGGACTTTCGCCTGAAACGCTGAGCAGATTAAAGAAAAATGTCATAATTAAGCCGAAATAA